ATATGACCAGGCAAGGGTTTTCAGCCAAAAAGAAAAGCTCGCTGATTTGAATGTATACGGAAAGAATTACCTCGCTTACGACAGTGAATTTATAGTTTATAAGAAAAAGTAATCTCAGTAATAAAGAATATAGGTATGGAAGGAAATATGAGTTTGTCACTGAAAGTTTGGAGACAAAGTAATAAAGATACAGCAGGAGGGTTCGAGAATTACAAGCTCGACCATGTCTCTCCTGATATGTCATTTCTTGAAATGTTCGATGTATTAAATGAGCAGCTCATTGTAGAAGGAAAAGAGCCTGTATCGTTTGATCATGACTGCCGTGAAGGTATTTGCGGAGCCTGCTCCATGTATATCAATGGCCGTCCGCATGGCCCGCTGAAAGGTGTTACAACCTGCCAGCTGCACATGCGTTCTTTTAATGATGGAGATACGATTGTAGTAGAGCCGTGGAGAGCAAAGGCTTTCCCGGTGATCAAGGACCTGGTTGTGGACCGTGATGCTTTTGACCGCGTTATTTCGGCGGGTGGGTTTATTTCTGTCAATACCGGTAATGCGCAGGATGCAAACAGCCTGCCTATCGCGAAGGAAGCGGCGGATGACGCGTTTTCTGCTGCGGCATGTATTGGTTGCGGGGCGTGTGTGGCTGCATGTAAAAATGCGTCGGCTATGTTGTTCGTTTCGGCCAAGATATCGCAGCTGGCATTATTACCTCAGGGACAGGCTGAGCGTGAGATCCGTGCGGAGAAAATGGTTGCTCAAATGGATGCAGAAGGCTTTGGAAACTGTACCAATACCGGCGCTTGTTCGGCAGAATGTCCAAAAGAGATCGGTATGGTGAACATTGCAAGGATGAACAGGGAGTACATTGGCGCGAAATTGTCTTCGTCGGCAGTGTAGATACCAGTTTGAAATGATATAAAAGCGAAAGCAGGCGGCTATCAATTAGCCGCCTGCTTTCGCTTTTTACTGTATTGATTATTTCTTAGTAGAATCAGCAGCAGCTGGTTTTCCTGAAGATTTGTATTCTTTGTTCAAGCCGTCCAGGATCTTCTGGGTAACATCCAGAGAAGGGTTGGCAAACAAAATGCCTCCGCCCAAAGAGTAGCCCAATACAAATTCGTAGCCATTCTCTTTGTTGTATTTGTCGATATAAGATCTGATATTTTTATAAAGCTCTTCATTCTTTTTAGCTTCTTCCTGCCCCAGGGCCTGCGCCGACTGGTCGCGATAAGCTACCAGATCCTGTTGTTTTTTCATCAATTGAGCTTCTGTGGAGCGTGCTTGCTCAGGAGTCATGGTTTGTGCTTTTTGTTGAAAAAAAGCGACTTCGTTTTGTAGAGAACGTCCTTTTGTGTTCAACTCATTTTCAAGCTGGAAATTCTTGTTTTCAAGCTCTTTTCTGGTATCCTTAAAAAACTCGTAGTTTTTCAAAAGAGAGTCTACCTGAACATAAACTGTACGACGGCCTGCGACTACACCACCGTCTGCTACTGCTCCGGAATCTCCTGAAGGCTTACCGGAAAAATGTAAAAAGAATAACACCGCTACTGCCAAAGAAAGGACGATGTTCCAAATTAACGAAGTATTATTGTTCACGTTTTTAAGGTTTATTGTTTTTTGAACGAGCCGCAAAGATAATGATTTGTGTTTAAGTACAATGGATATCCCACCTGGGTTATAGCCACATTATGACGTGCGGCCGGAAATCCTCACTGGCGATTGCCTGAAAACCTCGCGGACGTAATGTCCTGCAATTCCTGCCAAACCACCCGTCAGACCGCCGACAAGGGCTGTTACGATCAAAATCAGGATACCATTGGGGAGAAAGAATATCTGGGCGACGCGATCGGACATCGCACCCTCCGAAATAAAATGAAGATAGTAGCCATAAGCCAGCCACGGCAACGCAATGCCTGCAAACCCTGTCCAGAAAGCTTCAGATGTAGTGGCAGGCCTCCAAAAAAGTATAATTAAAGGGACAATGGCGATTACCCACCACGGAGCGAAAAGCTGCAATATGACAGACAGGATGATGATGATTGCAAAGTTCATGTAGTGAATGTTTTTAGTTTTTTTGTAAAATCACCCTTGATGTCAAATGTGGATTGTCCTGATCGGGGGAATTCAGGAAGATCAGCTCATTCAGCTCTCCATGCTCCCATTTTTTCAACAAGTTCAGATAGTAAGGACTACCGGGATTACCCGACTGCCCGCCAGGGTAAATTCCATAGGCACGTGGAGTAGGCCCAAGTTCGACGACCATCCGCCACGACGGCCCTTTTCTTTTAGTAGTCGCATTCACAATACTGCTTCCACCGCCGGTAGTAAGCGGCGGCGCATTGAAGGGTTTCAGGCTTCTGCTCAAATGACGGATCTCGGTCGCCTTTATTTTAGACCATTGCCATCCCGGGCTCATAGGGCCATGTCTGGCGACCAGGCTATCCAATGCAGCTTTGAAACTTCCTGAAACAATGTCGGAAAGTGTTTCCTTTTCAGGTGTATGGATGTTGTCAAACCATTTTTCTTCGGGCTGTTTCAATATCAGGTACAATGTGCGGTCACGGGAAGGAATGGCCATCGGTTCCTTATCAGAGCCAAATTCGTCGTCCCATATCGCACTGCGCAGCATGGGCATCCATTCTTCAAATATGGTTGTGGCCACGGACTCCGGCGCGTTTTGATAGTTCCAGTTCGACAATGTGATTTTAGCAGCTTTTTGGGCGGGGCTCAACGCCGCTACATGAAGGATATCCAGTAATTTCGGGAGTATCGTCCTGGCCAGAACACTGAAATTGTCATTCTGAAGCAATCTCAGGCTGTCAGCATTGGCATTAACCATGGCGTCCAGCCGCTCGTTGATCCGTATTCCTCTTTCCGAAGGGGCAAATGACCAGTTGATATAATAAGGATAAGAAGGATCGGTTGAAGACTGATTGGCGCTGCTCACAAAACCGCGCGGCGGATTTTTTACAAAAGGATTCTGATCTGCGGGAACCCAGCCATTCCAGTCGTGCGAAGGATTGGTACCATCGAGGAGGAACTTGCCTTGATCCTTATATTTCAATGGTATTTTGCCATTGACGGTGATGGCAATATTCTTGCTGTTATCGGCAAAAACGAAGTTTTGCGCCGGGCCGACGTATTTAGTCAGTGCCAGACGGTAGTCGTCGTAGTTTTTAGCCTTGTTTAATTCATAAAATGTAATGAAGCTGTTGCCCGGCTCATGTCCTATCCATTTGATAGCGAGGTTTGGGAATTTCCCAGCGGTCTTGTCAGATTCGGTGACGGGCCCGTGGTGGGTATACACAACTTCTTCCTCGAAAGGTTTTAGTCTTCCTCTTACCTGAATGACCTCTTTTCGTTTGCGGGTCCGTCTCCATTGATCGCCATGCCAATAAAAATTACGAGCATCACTCTTGAATTTAATTTTATATAAATCAAAAACATCGGCGTCCACGTTGGTAACTCCCCAGGCTACATTCTGGTTAAAGCCAATGATAACACTTGGAATACCTGGTAGCGAAACACCATACACATTCATATCGGGACCATGAAGCTGCACCTGGTACCATATCGAGGGTAGCGAAAGGTCGAGGTGAGGGTCATTGGCGAGAATCGGGTAGCCGGTCATTGATTTTTCAGCGCTCACCGCCCAATTATTGCTCCCTATGCCTTCCTCTTTGGGTTGCCTCTCCGGCAATGTGCCTGCTGGCTTCTTGCTGTAAGAAATGCTGTCATCTGTTTCCAGTTCTACAATTTCTCTTGGAACAGGCAGTGGATTAAAATCCCACTTCGTCCCGACCGGAATGATAGGACTTTCCTGCAGCATCGGGTAGTCCGGAAATAGCTGTTCAACTACCTCTTTTCCATATTTTTTCAAAACATTGGACATATTGATTTCATTAGACCTTCCCGCGAGAGTCAATGTCATCTGTTCCAGCACGTACATGGTATTGATGGGCTGCCAGGGCTCCGGTTTATAGCCAAGCAGCTTGAACTCTACAGGGTAGTCTTTTGGTGCGAGCTGACTAATGTATGCATTAACT
The genomic region above belongs to Dyadobacter pollutisoli and contains:
- a CDS encoding succinate dehydrogenase/fumarate reductase iron-sulfur subunit, whose product is MSLSLKVWRQSNKDTAGGFENYKLDHVSPDMSFLEMFDVLNEQLIVEGKEPVSFDHDCREGICGACSMYINGRPHGPLKGVTTCQLHMRSFNDGDTIVVEPWRAKAFPVIKDLVVDRDAFDRVISAGGFISVNTGNAQDANSLPIAKEAADDAFSAAACIGCGACVAACKNASAMLFVSAKISQLALLPQGQAEREIRAEKMVAQMDAEGFGNCTNTGACSAECPKEIGMVNIARMNREYIGAKLSSSAV
- a CDS encoding OmpH family outer membrane protein; translation: MNNNTSLIWNIVLSLAVAVLFFLHFSGKPSGDSGAVADGGVVAGRRTVYVQVDSLLKNYEFFKDTRKELENKNFQLENELNTKGRSLQNEVAFFQQKAQTMTPEQARSTEAQLMKKQQDLVAYRDQSAQALGQEEAKKNEELYKNIRSYIDKYNKENGYEFVLGYSLGGGILFANPSLDVTQKILDGLNKEYKSSGKPAAADSTKK
- a CDS encoding penicillin acylase family protein, yielding MKFVKAIISLIVTGALIYALNRPLGPAPALGPFLSPFTGFWQNGEAPADPKSKQVLKLGGLKDEVTIRFDDMGVPHIFAKNDFDLFYAQGYVTAKDRLWQMDLQTRAAAGRLSEILGEVTLPLDQQSRRLGMGYGAEANLKMAMSDPHSSEALLAYTAGVNAYISQLAPKDYPVEFKLLGYKPEPWQPINTMYVLEQMTLTLAGRSNEINMSNVLKKYGKEVVEQLFPDYPMLQESPIIPVGTKWDFNPLPVPREIVELETDDSISYSKKPAGTLPERQPKEEGIGSNNWAVSAEKSMTGYPILANDPHLDLSLPSIWYQVQLHGPDMNVYGVSLPGIPSVIIGFNQNVAWGVTNVDADVFDLYKIKFKSDARNFYWHGDQWRRTRKRKEVIQVRGRLKPFEEEVVYTHHGPVTESDKTAGKFPNLAIKWIGHEPGNSFITFYELNKAKNYDDYRLALTKYVGPAQNFVFADNSKNIAITVNGKIPLKYKDQGKFLLDGTNPSHDWNGWVPADQNPFVKNPPRGFVSSANQSSTDPSYPYYINWSFAPSERGIRINERLDAMVNANADSLRLLQNDNFSVLARTILPKLLDILHVAALSPAQKAAKITLSNWNYQNAPESVATTIFEEWMPMLRSAIWDDEFGSDKEPMAIPSRDRTLYLILKQPEEKWFDNIHTPEKETLSDIVSGSFKAALDSLVARHGPMSPGWQWSKIKATEIRHLSRSLKPFNAPPLTTGGGSSIVNATTKRKGPSWRMVVELGPTPRAYGIYPGGQSGNPGSPYYLNLLKKWEHGELNELIFLNSPDQDNPHLTSRVILQKN